Sequence from the Burkholderia stabilis genome:
CCTGCAAGCGGCCCGGACGGCGCTCGAAGAATACGAGGACAAGCTGAAGAATGCGTTCAACAGCAGCAATCCGGCCGCAGGCTTCGCGCAGCAAGTGGCCGCGCCGCAGGAAGCGGCCGGCAAGGTCGTGTCGTACGGTCGCCACCTGTTCGACATCGCGGTGTCGACGCAATCCGAATGGGCGAAGGTCGCGCAGGCGCAATACGAACAGAACGACAAGCGCCTGAAGGACGTGCTCGGCGAATTGTCGAAGCATGCGCCGGCCGGCTCGGCGCCGGTGGTGGCCGCGCTGAATTCGGCGTTGTCCGCGGCGACCGCCGCGGCCGACTCCGTGCGCACAGCGACGGGGCAGGCAATCGAAGCCGCACAGAGCGGCTTCGATGCGGTCAGCGAAACGGCAACGCGCGGCGCCAAGCAGACGGCTGCCGCCGCGCGCAAGGACGCAGCGACGCGCGAATCGGCCGCGTAACTGCGGACGTGACCACGTGTCGCGCGCAGGCGCGGCACGATTGATCGGCACCGGATGACGCCGGACGCCGCGTGTGCCACGCGGTGTTCGGGGATCGTCCGGTTTGCCGCAAGGCGCGCGGTGCACCGACGCGCCACGCCGGCGTATTGTCGGTGCGG
This genomic interval carries:
- the phaP gene encoding TIGR01841 family phasin (Members of this family are phasins (small proteins associated with inclusions such as PHA granules). Note that several different families of phasins have been named PhaP despite very little sequence similarity to each other.), which translates into the protein MSVFAPEKLSADYQSGIAAWFAIARPAIQGFEAVVELNLQAARTALEEYEDKLKNAFNSSNPAAGFAQQVAAPQEAAGKVVSYGRHLFDIAVSTQSEWAKVAQAQYEQNDKRLKDVLGELSKHAPAGSAPVVAALNSALSAATAAADSVRTATGQAIEAAQSGFDAVSETATRGAKQTAAAARKDAATRESAA